One segment of Panicum virgatum strain AP13 chromosome 3K, P.virgatum_v5, whole genome shotgun sequence DNA contains the following:
- the LOC120700014 gene encoding ethylene-responsive transcription factor RAP2-10-like, giving the protein MEEQASAAGPQAPAPLQQMQPRRQYRGVRMRKRGKWAAEIREPHKRTRIWLGSYATPVAAARAYDTAVLYLRGRSARLNFTDEIPALALAEGGGGSTLSAASIRKKAIEVGSRVDALQTGMMVAPPHHRERQRHHHGHHGLPQLQLQLHAEEEQRQQEQKQQRAAWSGRAKNPDLNRAPSPESSDTE; this is encoded by the coding sequence ATGGAGGAGCAGGCGTCGGCGGCCGGCCcgcaggcgccggcgccgctccagcagatgcagccgcGGCGGCAGTACCGCGGCGTGCGCATGCGCAAGCGGGGCAAGTGGGCGGCGGAGATCCGGGAGCCGCACAAGCGCACGCGCATCTGGCTGGGCTCCTACGCCACGCccgtcgcggcggcgcgcgcctacGACACGGCCGTGTTGTACCTGCGAGGGCGGTCGGCGCGGCTCAACTTCACCGACGAGATCCCCGCGCTGGCGctcgcggagggcggcggcggcagcacgctGTCCGCGGCGTCGATCCGGAAGAAGGCCATCGAGGTGGGGTCGCGCGTGGACGCGCTGCAGACCGGCATGATggtcgcgccgccgcaccaccgcgAGCGGCAGAGGCACCACCATGGCCACCACGGCCTcccgcagctgcagctgcagctgcacgcCGAGGAGGAGCAGCGTCAGCAGGAGCAGAAGCAGCAGCGCGCGGCCTGGAGCGGGCGCGCCAAGAACCCGGATCTCAACCGGGCGCCCAGCCCcgagagctccgacaccgagtga